From the genome of Erythrobacter litoralis, one region includes:
- a CDS encoding MaoC family dehydratase yields the protein MAGKYFDEWQVGERIEHPIRRTVTETDNLLFSTMTHNPQPLHLDAEAAKASGFGQILVNSTFTFALLVGLSVGETTLGTLVANLGFTDVVTPKPVFIGDTLHAVTEVKELRDSKSRPDAGIVTFLHEMVNQRGETVCRCERTALLQRTPSGT from the coding sequence ATGGCGGGCAAGTACTTCGACGAATGGCAGGTGGGCGAACGGATCGAGCATCCGATCCGCCGCACCGTGACGGAAACCGACAATCTCCTGTTCTCGACCATGACCCACAATCCGCAGCCGCTCCACCTCGATGCCGAGGCGGCGAAGGCCAGCGGGTTCGGGCAGATCCTCGTCAATTCGACCTTCACCTTCGCGCTGTTGGTCGGCCTGTCGGTGGGCGAAACGACATTGGGCACGCTGGTCGCCAATCTCGGCTTCACCGATGTCGTGACGCCCAAGCCGGTGTTCATCGGCGACACTCTGCACGCTGTGACCGAGGTGAAGGAATTGCGCGACAGCAAGTCGCGACCCGATGCGGGGATCGTCACCTTCCTCCATGAAATGGTGAACCAGCGTGGCGAGACCGTGTGCCGCTGCGAGCGCACGGCGCTGCTCCAGCGCACACCTTCGGGGACCTAA
- a CDS encoding exopolysaccharide biosynthesis protein, whose translation MAEDQSRSVRSIGDVVDGIEDVAEREDAVGVGDLAREFGSRSFAPFMLILALVGITPVGTIPSVPTFIALSIALVAGQQAFGREAIWLPDFIRGRSVGSGRLSKGESKLHKVADVLDRLAKKRLTAFASGPALRVVAALIVVLCCFVPVLEFVPFAAAGPFLAIALLSLAMLVRDGLVMLIGGALAIAALFYGGTTLAW comes from the coding sequence ATGGCCGAGGATCAAAGTCGCAGCGTCAGGTCGATCGGCGACGTCGTCGACGGCATCGAGGATGTCGCTGAGCGCGAGGATGCGGTCGGCGTGGGCGATCTCGCCCGCGAATTCGGCAGCCGCAGCTTCGCGCCTTTCATGCTCATCCTCGCGCTGGTCGGGATCACGCCGGTCGGGACGATCCCCAGTGTTCCAACCTTCATCGCGCTTTCGATCGCCCTGGTCGCCGGGCAGCAGGCCTTCGGGCGCGAGGCGATCTGGCTGCCGGACTTCATCCGGGGCCGCTCGGTCGGGTCGGGCAGGCTGAGCAAGGGCGAAAGCAAGCTCCACAAGGTTGCGGATGTGCTCGACCGTCTTGCAAAAAAGCGCCTCACCGCCTTCGCCAGCGGGCCGGCGCTGCGCGTCGTCGCTGCGCTGATCGTCGTACTGTGCTGTTTCGTGCCGGTGCTCGAGTTCGTGCCCTTCGCTGCCGCCGGGCCTTTCCTCGCCATCGCTCTCCTGTCGCTCGCCATGCTGGTGCGCGACGGGCTGGTGATGCTGATCGGAGGCGCGCTTGCAATCGCGGCGCTATTCTACGGCGGCACCACCCTCGCTTGGTGA
- a CDS encoding efflux transporter outer membrane subunit has product MTPRPSPRLALALALPLALGACGLKPAPEIATPPPELPGAFFHAPTGETGASLASLLPREDQAFAALAETAMERAPSLAEALARIDLARGRAARAGAERLPNVTADASLREQRINPAQFGEAGASGLIPRNLTQYGANVAASWDPDLFGQLRAKERAALARIDASSAQAAAVRNALLAEIAASVIDWRTLDARRAALEADEAAASRLAALAATREMAGLAPGFDRVRAEAQASASGSRLAALESERVRIVGRLVALTGMDAAGVSSALAATGPAAEVPEAPMALPSELLANRPDVLAASAELAASDADLAAAARARFPRLTLSAVIGLLAFDPENLFDSNSIVGNLTAGVAGPLLDFGRIEAEIDSAAAGKRAAFAAYRGAVFQALGDAEAAYGLIEASDEEAQKAVRERDQLDRAAALADVRYRAGLADFLTVLEARRAADASGERAAAAIGRARRARVLLWQALGGDPPAASPSEGGAAVE; this is encoded by the coding sequence GTGACGCCGCGCCCCTCCCCCCGGCTTGCGCTCGCGCTCGCGCTGCCTCTTGCGCTCGGCGCCTGCGGTCTCAAGCCTGCGCCCGAGATCGCGACGCCGCCGCCCGAGCTTCCCGGCGCTTTCTTCCACGCTCCCACGGGCGAGACGGGCGCATCGCTGGCGAGCCTGCTGCCACGCGAGGACCAAGCCTTCGCCGCCCTTGCCGAAACGGCGATGGAACGCGCTCCGAGCCTTGCCGAAGCGCTCGCCCGGATCGATCTGGCGCGCGGTCGCGCGGCACGCGCCGGGGCGGAACGCCTGCCCAATGTCACCGCCGATGCGAGCCTGCGCGAACAGCGCATCAACCCTGCGCAGTTCGGCGAAGCTGGAGCAAGCGGCCTGATCCCGCGCAACCTCACGCAATATGGCGCGAATGTCGCGGCAAGCTGGGACCCGGACCTTTTCGGCCAGCTGCGCGCGAAAGAACGAGCTGCGCTCGCCCGGATCGACGCTTCGAGCGCGCAGGCAGCAGCGGTGCGCAACGCGCTGCTGGCCGAGATCGCCGCGAGCGTGATCGACTGGCGCACGCTCGATGCGCGCCGCGCCGCGCTCGAGGCGGACGAAGCGGCAGCGTCGCGGCTCGCCGCGCTTGCCGCCACGCGCGAGATGGCTGGACTCGCCCCTGGCTTCGACCGGGTCCGTGCCGAGGCGCAGGCGAGCGCCTCGGGATCGCGGCTCGCTGCTCTCGAAAGCGAGCGGGTGCGGATCGTCGGGCGGCTGGTGGCGCTGACGGGCATGGACGCTGCGGGCGTCTCCTCGGCCCTCGCTGCCACCGGACCCGCCGCCGAAGTCCCCGAAGCGCCGATGGCGCTGCCCTCCGAATTGCTCGCCAACCGCCCCGACGTACTCGCCGCGAGCGCGGAACTGGCCGCGAGCGATGCCGATCTCGCCGCCGCGGCGCGCGCGCGGTTTCCGCGGCTCACCCTTTCGGCGGTCATCGGCCTGCTCGCCTTCGACCCCGAGAACCTGTTCGACAGCAATTCGATCGTCGGCAACCTTACTGCCGGAGTGGCCGGGCCGCTGCTCGATTTCGGGCGGATCGAGGCCGAAATCGACAGCGCCGCAGCGGGCAAGCGCGCCGCCTTCGCGGCCTATCGCGGCGCGGTGTTCCAGGCACTGGGCGATGCCGAGGCCGCCTACGGCCTGATCGAAGCGAGCGATGAAGAGGCGCAGAAGGCGGTCCGCGAGCGTGACCAGCTCGATCGCGCCGCCGCGCTCGCCGATGTGCGTTACCGCGCAGGGCTGGCCGATTTCCTCACGGTGCTGGAAGCGCGCCGCGCCGCCGATGCGAGCGGCGAACGCGCGGCAGCGGCGATCGGACGGGCCCGGCGCGCGCGGGTGCTGCTGTGGCAGGCGCTGGGCGGCGATCCGCCGGCCGCATCACCAAGCGAGGGTGGTGCCGCCGTAGAATAG
- a CDS encoding efflux RND transporter periplasmic adaptor subunit has product MSLLPANVSFSRQVLPLLALVSIIFGVLYIASILPDRTTSEPAEQPPKPAGALAEGPRVAGTGLVEPASEIIDIGSALSGLVTSVRVEPGDMVTAGETLFTVDPRAARAQLAEAEAAIREAHAAIAEASAARATAREQLALYREIDDPAAVSRSEVIRAEGEEAAAASRLQLARARLSVAQARAQSVRTELDRLTVRAPIAGEILAVNIRPGEFVATQGGGSSVPFIQMGRTDPLHVRVDIDENEAVRVRIGAPAIISPRGAAKIQVRANFVRAEPQVVPKRQLTNSAAERVDVRVLQLIYALPSDVPEAEAFRVGQQVDAFIPAKGGQE; this is encoded by the coding sequence ATGTCCCTTCTTCCCGCTAATGTGAGCTTCTCCCGCCAGGTGCTGCCGCTGCTCGCGCTTGTAAGCATCATCTTCGGCGTACTCTACATCGCCTCGATCCTTCCCGACCGCACCACCAGCGAGCCTGCTGAACAGCCGCCCAAGCCCGCCGGCGCACTTGCCGAAGGTCCGCGCGTCGCAGGCACCGGTCTCGTCGAACCGGCGAGCGAAATCATCGATATCGGCTCGGCCCTGTCCGGCCTCGTCACATCCGTCCGGGTCGAGCCGGGCGATATGGTGACGGCGGGCGAGACGCTGTTCACAGTCGATCCGCGCGCCGCACGGGCCCAGCTCGCCGAAGCCGAAGCAGCGATCCGCGAGGCGCATGCCGCCATCGCCGAGGCAAGCGCCGCACGGGCGACGGCGCGCGAACAGCTCGCGCTCTACCGCGAGATCGACGACCCGGCCGCCGTCAGCCGCTCTGAGGTGATCCGCGCCGAGGGCGAGGAAGCCGCCGCGGCCAGCCGGCTCCAACTCGCCCGCGCACGGCTTTCCGTTGCGCAGGCTCGTGCCCAGAGCGTGCGCACCGAACTCGACCGCCTGACAGTGCGCGCGCCGATCGCGGGCGAGATCCTCGCGGTCAATATCCGCCCGGGCGAATTCGTCGCCACGCAGGGCGGAGGCAGCAGCGTGCCCTTCATCCAGATGGGCCGGACGGACCCGCTTCACGTCCGCGTCGATATCGACGAGAACGAGGCGGTGCGGGTGAGGATCGGAGCGCCCGCGATCATCTCCCCGCGCGGGGCGGCAAAAATCCAGGTGCGTGCGAATTTCGTGCGCGCCGAACCGCAGGTCGTGCCCAAGCGCCAGTTGACGAACAGCGCAGCCGAGAGGGTCGATGTGCGCGTGCTCCAGCTGATCTATGCGCTTCCCTCCGATGTGCCCGAAGCCGAAGCATTCCGGGTCGGGCAGCAGGTCGATGCCTTCATCCCGGCAAAGGGCGGCCAGGAGTGA